From one Pan troglodytes isolate AG18354 chromosome 13, NHGRI_mPanTro3-v2.0_pri, whole genome shotgun sequence genomic stretch:
- the CXCR4 gene encoding C-X-C chemokine receptor type 4 isoform X1 — MIYTSDNYTEEMGSGDYDSMKEPCFREENANFNKIFLPTIYSIIFLTGIVGNGLVILVMGYQKKLRSMTDKYRLHLSVADLLFVITLPFWAVDAVANWYFGNFLCKAVHVIYTVNLYSSVLILAFISLDRYLAIVHATNSQRPRKLLAEKVVYVGVWIPALLLTIPDFIFANVSEADDRYICDRFYPNDLWVVVFQFQHIMVGLILPGIVILSCYCIIISKLSHSKGHQKRKALKTTVILILAFFACWLPYYIGISIDSFILLEIIKQGCEFENTVHKWISITEALAFFHCCLNPILYAFLGAKFKTSAQHALTSVSRGSSLKILSKGKRGGHSSVSTESESSSFHSS, encoded by the exons ATG ATATACACTTCAGATAACTACACCGAGGAAATGGGCTCAGGGGACTATGACTCCATGAAGGAACCCTGTTTCCGTGAAGAAAATGCTAATTTCAATAAAATCTTCCTGCCCACCATCTACTCCATCATCTTCTTGACTGGCATTGTGGGCAATGGATTGGTCATCCTGGTCATGGGTTACCAGAAGAAACTGAGAAGCATGACGGACAAGTACAGGCTGCACCTGTCAGTGGCCGACCTCCTCTTTGTCATCACGCTTCCCTTCTGGGCAGTTGATGCCGTGGCAAACTGGTACTTTGGGAACTTCCTATGCAAGGCAGTCCATGTCATCTACACAGTCAACCTCTACAGCAGTGTCCTCATCCTGGCCTTCATCAGTCTGGACCGCTACCTGGCCATTGTCCACGCCACCAACAGTCAGAGGCCAAGGAAGCTGTTGGCTGAAAAGGTGGTCTATGTTGGCGTCTGGATCCCTGCCCTCCTGCTTACTATTCCCGACTTCATCTTTGCCAACGTCAGTGAGGCAGATGACAGATATATCTGTGACCGCTTCTACCCCAATGACTTGTGGGTGGTTGTGTTCCAGTTTCAGCACATCATGGTTGGCCTTATCCTGCCTGGTATTGTCATCCTGTCCTGCTATTGCATTATCATCTCCAAGCTGTCACACTCCAAGGGCCACCAGAAGCGCAAGGCCCTCAAGACCACAGTCATCCTCATCCTGGCTTTCTTCGCCTGTTGGCTGCCTTACTACATTGGGATCAGCATCGACTCCTTCATCCTCCTGGAAATCATCAAGCAAGGGTGTGAGTTTGAGAACACTGTGCACAAGTGGATTTCCATCACCGAGGCCCTAGCTTTCTTCCACTGTTGTCTGAACCCCATCCTCTATGCTTTCCTTGGAGCCAAATTTAAAACCTCTGCCCAGCACGCACTCACCTCTGTGAGCAGAGGGTCCAGCCTCAAGATCCTCTCCAAAGGAAAGCGAGGTGGACATTCATCTGTTTCCACTGAGTCTGAGTCTTCAAGTTTTCACTCCAGCTAA
- the CXCR4 gene encoding C-X-C chemokine receptor type 4: MEGISIYTSDNYTEEMGSGDYDSMKEPCFREENANFNKIFLPTIYSIIFLTGIVGNGLVILVMGYQKKLRSMTDKYRLHLSVADLLFVITLPFWAVDAVANWYFGNFLCKAVHVIYTVNLYSSVLILAFISLDRYLAIVHATNSQRPRKLLAEKVVYVGVWIPALLLTIPDFIFANVSEADDRYICDRFYPNDLWVVVFQFQHIMVGLILPGIVILSCYCIIISKLSHSKGHQKRKALKTTVILILAFFACWLPYYIGISIDSFILLEIIKQGCEFENTVHKWISITEALAFFHCCLNPILYAFLGAKFKTSAQHALTSVSRGSSLKILSKGKRGGHSSVSTESESSSFHSS; this comes from the exons ATGGAGGGGATCAGT ATATACACTTCAGATAACTACACCGAGGAAATGGGCTCAGGGGACTATGACTCCATGAAGGAACCCTGTTTCCGTGAAGAAAATGCTAATTTCAATAAAATCTTCCTGCCCACCATCTACTCCATCATCTTCTTGACTGGCATTGTGGGCAATGGATTGGTCATCCTGGTCATGGGTTACCAGAAGAAACTGAGAAGCATGACGGACAAGTACAGGCTGCACCTGTCAGTGGCCGACCTCCTCTTTGTCATCACGCTTCCCTTCTGGGCAGTTGATGCCGTGGCAAACTGGTACTTTGGGAACTTCCTATGCAAGGCAGTCCATGTCATCTACACAGTCAACCTCTACAGCAGTGTCCTCATCCTGGCCTTCATCAGTCTGGACCGCTACCTGGCCATTGTCCACGCCACCAACAGTCAGAGGCCAAGGAAGCTGTTGGCTGAAAAGGTGGTCTATGTTGGCGTCTGGATCCCTGCCCTCCTGCTTACTATTCCCGACTTCATCTTTGCCAACGTCAGTGAGGCAGATGACAGATATATCTGTGACCGCTTCTACCCCAATGACTTGTGGGTGGTTGTGTTCCAGTTTCAGCACATCATGGTTGGCCTTATCCTGCCTGGTATTGTCATCCTGTCCTGCTATTGCATTATCATCTCCAAGCTGTCACACTCCAAGGGCCACCAGAAGCGCAAGGCCCTCAAGACCACAGTCATCCTCATCCTGGCTTTCTTCGCCTGTTGGCTGCCTTACTACATTGGGATCAGCATCGACTCCTTCATCCTCCTGGAAATCATCAAGCAAGGGTGTGAGTTTGAGAACACTGTGCACAAGTGGATTTCCATCACCGAGGCCCTAGCTTTCTTCCACTGTTGTCTGAACCCCATCCTCTATGCTTTCCTTGGAGCCAAATTTAAAACCTCTGCCCAGCACGCACTCACCTCTGTGAGCAGAGGGTCCAGCCTCAAGATCCTCTCCAAAGGAAAGCGAGGTGGACATTCATCTGTTTCCACTGAGTCTGAGTCTTCAAGTTTTCACTCCAGCTAA
- the CXCR4 gene encoding C-X-C chemokine receptor type 4 isoform X2 encodes MGSGDYDSMKEPCFREENANFNKIFLPTIYSIIFLTGIVGNGLVILVMGYQKKLRSMTDKYRLHLSVADLLFVITLPFWAVDAVANWYFGNFLCKAVHVIYTVNLYSSVLILAFISLDRYLAIVHATNSQRPRKLLAEKVVYVGVWIPALLLTIPDFIFANVSEADDRYICDRFYPNDLWVVVFQFQHIMVGLILPGIVILSCYCIIISKLSHSKGHQKRKALKTTVILILAFFACWLPYYIGISIDSFILLEIIKQGCEFENTVHKWISITEALAFFHCCLNPILYAFLGAKFKTSAQHALTSVSRGSSLKILSKGKRGGHSSVSTESESSSFHSS; translated from the coding sequence ATGGGCTCAGGGGACTATGACTCCATGAAGGAACCCTGTTTCCGTGAAGAAAATGCTAATTTCAATAAAATCTTCCTGCCCACCATCTACTCCATCATCTTCTTGACTGGCATTGTGGGCAATGGATTGGTCATCCTGGTCATGGGTTACCAGAAGAAACTGAGAAGCATGACGGACAAGTACAGGCTGCACCTGTCAGTGGCCGACCTCCTCTTTGTCATCACGCTTCCCTTCTGGGCAGTTGATGCCGTGGCAAACTGGTACTTTGGGAACTTCCTATGCAAGGCAGTCCATGTCATCTACACAGTCAACCTCTACAGCAGTGTCCTCATCCTGGCCTTCATCAGTCTGGACCGCTACCTGGCCATTGTCCACGCCACCAACAGTCAGAGGCCAAGGAAGCTGTTGGCTGAAAAGGTGGTCTATGTTGGCGTCTGGATCCCTGCCCTCCTGCTTACTATTCCCGACTTCATCTTTGCCAACGTCAGTGAGGCAGATGACAGATATATCTGTGACCGCTTCTACCCCAATGACTTGTGGGTGGTTGTGTTCCAGTTTCAGCACATCATGGTTGGCCTTATCCTGCCTGGTATTGTCATCCTGTCCTGCTATTGCATTATCATCTCCAAGCTGTCACACTCCAAGGGCCACCAGAAGCGCAAGGCCCTCAAGACCACAGTCATCCTCATCCTGGCTTTCTTCGCCTGTTGGCTGCCTTACTACATTGGGATCAGCATCGACTCCTTCATCCTCCTGGAAATCATCAAGCAAGGGTGTGAGTTTGAGAACACTGTGCACAAGTGGATTTCCATCACCGAGGCCCTAGCTTTCTTCCACTGTTGTCTGAACCCCATCCTCTATGCTTTCCTTGGAGCCAAATTTAAAACCTCTGCCCAGCACGCACTCACCTCTGTGAGCAGAGGGTCCAGCCTCAAGATCCTCTCCAAAGGAAAGCGAGGTGGACATTCATCTGTTTCCACTGAGTCTGAGTCTTCAAGTTTTCACTCCAGCTAA